In a genomic window of Infirmifilum sp. NZ:
- a CDS encoding pyruvate ferredoxin oxidoreductase, which translates to MSRLLLTGNYAAAYAVRDAEPDVVSAYPITPQTPIIEKIAEFIESGELSAKFVRVESEHSAMAALIGAASVGARTYTATSSQGLFYMYEVVWWASGARLPIVMGVVTRALGPPWSIWTEHSDFYALRDSGWNMFFASSAQEVYDFTLISYRVAEDSRVLLPTLVGWDAFEVSHTYEPVALADMDKLRSFLPPKGSWKPLLEASEPGSLGNLAYPDEYIKVRLEMRRASERAKNAVEEALRLYSSVTGRSYWFFDCILCEDADTVFVVQGSVFGEALRAVEELRSRGEKVGLVKLWVYRPFPFGELGRALEGAKRVVVLARASVFGSLSPLGADVASALKLRETQAKLFDVVLGVGGVDVKAEDILGVYRKVLDDGERSFWWVR; encoded by the coding sequence ATGAGCAGGCTCCTGCTCACAGGTAACTACGCGGCGGCCTACGCCGTGCGGGACGCGGAGCCGGACGTGGTTTCAGCCTACCCGATAACGCCCCAGACGCCGATCATCGAGAAGATCGCGGAGTTCATCGAGAGCGGTGAGCTCAGCGCGAAGTTCGTGCGCGTGGAGTCCGAGCACAGCGCGATGGCCGCGCTCATCGGGGCGGCCAGCGTGGGGGCGCGGACCTACACTGCGACGTCTTCGCAGGGCCTCTTTTACATGTACGAGGTCGTGTGGTGGGCGTCGGGCGCCCGCTTACCCATCGTGATGGGTGTGGTGACCCGGGCGCTCGGGCCGCCCTGGAGCATCTGGACCGAGCACTCCGACTTCTACGCCCTCAGGGACAGTGGGTGGAATATGTTTTTCGCGTCCTCTGCGCAGGAGGTCTACGATTTCACGCTCATCTCCTACCGTGTGGCTGAGGACAGCAGGGTTCTGCTGCCGACCCTGGTCGGCTGGGACGCGTTCGAGGTCTCGCACACCTACGAGCCCGTAGCGCTCGCGGACATGGACAAGCTCAGGTCGTTTCTGCCGCCGAAGGGCTCCTGGAAACCCCTGCTGGAGGCCAGCGAGCCTGGGAGTCTCGGCAACTTGGCGTACCCGGACGAGTACATCAAGGTCAGGCTTGAGATGAGGAGGGCTAGCGAGAGGGCGAAAAACGCGGTTGAGGAGGCCCTGCGCCTGTACAGCTCCGTGACAGGGAGGAGCTACTGGTTCTTCGACTGCATCCTCTGCGAGGATGCCGACACGGTGTTCGTCGTTCAGGGCTCGGTGTTCGGCGAAGCTCTTCGCGCCGTTGAGGAGCTGCGCAGTCGAGGCGAGAAGGTGGGGCTCGTGAAGCTTTGGGTCTACAGGCCCTTCCCGTTCGGGGAGCTCGGCAGGGCCCTTGAGGGCGCGAAGAGGGTCGTCGTCCTGGCCAGAGCGTCCGTCTTCGGTAGCCTCAGCCCGCTGGGCGCTGACGTCGCGTCGGCGCTGAAGCTACGGGAAACTCAAGCCAAACTTTTCGACGTGGTGTTGGGTGTGGGTGGTGTGGACGTGAAGGCCGAGGACATCTTGGGAGTATACAGAAAAGTGCTCGATGATGGAGAAAGGAGCTTCTGGTGGGTGAGATAG
- the yciH gene encoding stress response translation initiation inhibitor YciH, giving the protein MSAEILDNILKGVFKEQQVIKIRVEKRKGHREVTVITGLDTKDPDLRKMVSELKSLLACGGTIKDDHVELQGDHRHKVKEFLIARGFAESNIIVE; this is encoded by the coding sequence ATGAGCGCGGAAATACTTGATAACATATTGAAAGGCGTTTTCAAGGAGCAGCAGGTAATCAAGATCAGAGTCGAGAAGCGCAAGGGTCACCGGGAAGTGACTGTTATCACGGGCCTCGACACTAAAGACCCGGATCTGCGTAAAATGGTTTCAGAGCTTAAGTCGCTGCTGGCCTGCGGGGGGACAATAAAAGACGACCACGTGGAGCTTCAGGGAGACCACAGGCACAAGGTCAAGGAGTTCTTGATCGCTAGGGGGTTCGCCGAAAGCAACATCATCGTCGAGTAA
- a CDS encoding signal recognition particle receptor subunit alpha, which translates to MESLRSGLLGVLEKIKNSVLLDTKEVDAIIRELQRVLLRADVDVKLVLEVSERVKKKFFSQEVPPGFSKREVLIKILYDELVSLLGGEAATPYTVERVPFRIMLVGIEGSGKTTTAAKLAKYLKESGYKVGLIAADTYRPGAYDQLRQLADAIGVEFYGDPQSKDPVRVVEEGVKLLAEKNIQVFVIDTAGRHKDEEALMQEVSEIYSKLRPDDVILVVDATQGKDVAKQARAFKEVVPLGHVIVTKLDGSAKGGGALSAVAQTGARVAFIGTGEKLDDFEAFDPHKFVARLLGMPDLEGILRRFKAAEERERERAKLIATGKITLLDLREQLLELRKLGPLSKVLEMFGGPPLPVKGSLEGGEEELGKWIAIMNSMTEEELLRPEIIDRSRMLRIARGSGTTVRDVKRLLESYNQMKKLMRQLYRSRRRIAGFPA; encoded by the coding sequence ATGGAGTCGTTGCGTAGCGGTCTTTTAGGCGTGCTCGAGAAGATAAAGAACTCTGTTCTCCTGGACACTAAAGAGGTCGACGCTATAATCCGGGAGCTACAGAGAGTTCTCCTCAGGGCTGACGTGGATGTTAAACTCGTGCTCGAAGTATCTGAACGGGTCAAGAAGAAGTTTTTCTCCCAGGAGGTGCCTCCGGGCTTCAGCAAGCGCGAGGTGCTAATAAAGATCCTCTACGACGAGCTCGTGTCGCTTCTGGGAGGCGAGGCCGCTACCCCCTACACCGTCGAGAGAGTCCCGTTCAGAATCATGCTGGTCGGTATCGAGGGTTCCGGGAAGACGACGACGGCAGCGAAGCTAGCCAAGTACCTGAAGGAAAGTGGGTATAAGGTTGGTTTAATTGCCGCTGACACGTACAGGCCCGGTGCCTACGATCAGCTCCGGCAGCTTGCTGACGCGATAGGCGTCGAGTTCTACGGTGACCCGCAGTCCAAGGACCCCGTCCGCGTAGTAGAAGAGGGGGTGAAGCTGCTCGCGGAGAAGAATATCCAGGTTTTCGTAATAGACACGGCGGGGCGCCACAAGGACGAGGAAGCTCTTATGCAAGAGGTCTCCGAAATATACAGTAAGCTCAGGCCTGACGACGTAATTTTGGTTGTCGACGCGACTCAAGGAAAGGACGTGGCCAAGCAGGCCAGAGCTTTCAAGGAGGTAGTACCTCTGGGGCACGTCATTGTAACAAAGCTAGATGGCTCGGCCAAGGGCGGCGGCGCGCTTTCGGCTGTGGCGCAAACGGGCGCCCGCGTGGCCTTTATCGGCACCGGCGAGAAGCTAGATGATTTCGAGGCGTTCGACCCCCACAAGTTCGTAGCCAGGCTACTAGGAATGCCCGACCTAGAGGGTATCCTCAGAAGGTTCAAAGCGGCTGAAGAGCGGGAAAGGGAGAGAGCTAAATTGATCGCAACAGGTAAGATCACACTACTAGACCTTCGCGAACAGCTCCTCGAGCTCAGAAAACTGGGGCCGCTTTCAAAGGTCTTGGAGATGTTCGGCGGACCGCCTTTACCGGTCAAGGGCTCACTCGAGGGCGGTGAGGAGGAACTGGGTAAATGGATAGCCATCATGAACTCAATGACCGAGGAGGAGCTTCTCAGACCCGAGATAATAGACAGGTCCCGCATGCTTAGGATCGCCCGCGGATCAGGAACCACGGTCAGAGATGTCAAAAGGCTACTTGAGTCTTATAATCAGATGAAGAAGCTGATGAGGCAACTCTACAGGTCTCGAAGACGCATAGCGGGGTTCCCAGCCTGA
- a CDS encoding 3-methyl-2-oxobutanoate dehydrogenase subunit beta, giving the protein MAHRVFPREEYLLKGHAACPGCGATLLLRHVLKALGPDTYLVIPACCTSVIAGPHPRSAFKVPVLHIAFAASAAAASGMVEALDRLGKPGNVVVWAGDGGTVDIGLQALSGAAERGHNIIYICYDNEAYMNTGIQKSGSTPYKAWTTTTPLGNPGFKKDLPSIMAAHRIPYVATINPAYPNDILYKLRKASGIKGGLKYIHAFSPCPPGWRYDPSLTVKIARLAVETGIWVLYEVEDGRFSLTGPSRSLIKKENRKPVSEYLRVQGRFSHLTQEDVDEIQRLVDEQWERIEELISEEKK; this is encoded by the coding sequence TTGGCGCACAGGGTTTTCCCACGTGAGGAGTACTTGCTTAAGGGGCACGCAGCCTGCCCGGGTTGCGGAGCAACCCTGCTGCTACGCCACGTGTTGAAGGCACTCGGCCCAGACACCTACCTCGTTATCCCGGCCTGTTGTACATCTGTTATAGCTGGTCCCCACCCGAGGAGCGCCTTTAAGGTTCCCGTCTTGCATATAGCCTTCGCCGCGAGTGCCGCCGCTGCCTCGGGGATGGTTGAGGCGTTGGACAGGCTCGGGAAGCCCGGCAACGTGGTCGTGTGGGCTGGTGACGGCGGGACGGTTGACATCGGCCTGCAGGCCCTGAGCGGTGCCGCGGAGAGGGGGCACAACATAATTTACATCTGCTACGATAACGAGGCCTACATGAACACCGGGATCCAGAAGTCAGGCTCGACGCCGTACAAGGCTTGGACGACAACGACGCCTCTCGGGAACCCCGGCTTCAAGAAGGATCTCCCCTCTATAATGGCCGCGCACAGGATTCCCTACGTCGCGACTATAAACCCCGCGTACCCTAACGACATACTCTACAAACTGAGAAAGGCCAGCGGCATCAAAGGAGGCTTGAAGTACATACACGCTTTCTCGCCGTGCCCACCGGGCTGGCGCTACGACCCATCGCTCACCGTAAAGATAGCGAGGCTTGCTGTGGAGACGGGCATATGGGTTCTCTACGAGGTTGAAGACGGCCGTTTCTCCCTGACGGGACCAAGCAGGAGCCTGATAAAGAAGGAGAACAGGAAGCCCGTTTCGGAGTACCTGAGAGTACAGGGGAGGTTTTCCCACCTGACTCAGGAAGACGTGGACGAAATACAGAGGCTTGTGGACGAGCAGTGGGAGAGGATTGAGGAGCTGATAAGCGAAGAGAAAAAGTAA
- a CDS encoding 50S ribosomal protein L14e, translating into MPKVFDVGRICVKTAGREAGRKCVVVDIVDENFVVVTGPKSLTGVKRRRVNVKHLEPLQHKIVINKGATDEEVIAALEKAGLKDFMREMIKPEVAPGIV; encoded by the coding sequence ATGCCTAAAGTATTCGACGTTGGGAGGATCTGCGTTAAAACCGCTGGGAGAGAAGCGGGCAGGAAGTGCGTAGTTGTCGACATTGTTGACGAGAACTTCGTGGTCGTCACGGGGCCCAAGTCCCTAACGGGAGTTAAGAGAAGGAGGGTCAACGTGAAGCACCTGGAACCCTTGCAGCATAAAATCGTTATAAACAAAGGAGCTACTGATGAGGAAGTGATAGCCGCACTCGAGAAGGCGGGCTTAAAGGACTTCATGAGAGAGATGATCAAGCCTGAAGTCGCGCCGGGCATAGTTTGA
- a CDS encoding Hsp20/alpha crystallin family protein, translated as MSDSGKIAEELAEAVARLQKELNDALRSVWAKYSSLYPDRLRVYDPLYDIEDRGDSIAVYVDVPGFRKNEIKIRVTEDTLEVIADKSEERVKEENDRKYIQRERLYKSIYKKILLPVKVRPEQARARLEDGVLVVLLPKSGAEREVEVKLE; from the coding sequence ATGAGTGATTCCGGTAAAATAGCAGAGGAGCTGGCAGAGGCTGTTGCGCGCCTCCAGAAGGAGCTCAATGATGCTTTGCGTAGTGTGTGGGCGAAGTACTCCTCGCTCTACCCCGATAGGCTCAGAGTTTACGATCCGCTCTACGACATTGAAGATAGAGGTGACAGCATCGCCGTCTACGTTGACGTGCCGGGCTTCAGGAAGAACGAGATTAAGATTCGCGTTACCGAAGACACGCTGGAGGTTATAGCTGATAAGTCGGAGGAGCGGGTTAAGGAAGAGAACGACAGGAAGTACATTCAGAGGGAGAGGCTCTATAAATCGATTTACAAGAAAATTCTCCTGCCCGTTAAGGTTAGACCCGAACAGGCGCGGGCGAGGCTCGAGGACGGTGTTCTAGTCGTTTTGCTGCCCAAGAGCGGCGCTGAGCGAGAGGTCGAGGTAAAGCTCGAGTAG
- a CDS encoding FprA family A-type flavoprotein: MSVRTHVAEVTRDLYVLRVDDEKIRYFEALWEIPERISYNAYLLLKGDHVVLFDGWKSSYSTLLLESIEKIVSPRDITEVVVHHLEPDHSGSIPALLRVNEKAVFMGHPLAGKMLSSFYGVSRFRPIPDNSPLDLGTKARFIHIPWLHWPETSATFLEEEGVLLTCDAFGSYSLPPLFDDDADLAALEQAITKYFVTVIGHYAPFVGRALRKMEELSISPRVIAPGHGTIWRRNINWVLSLYARLSGDQLGNRVTITYVTMYGGTEPAVEAVKQALRERGVEVAVYRFSDETRDSIAEALASMAQSRLVVLGAATYESDAQPLMRFLVDLIGEKLSYRKNLPFLVLSPYGWGGVAGKKIAERLRSYGFTTVEFVEWEGRLTDQVAGRIRDSLSKLT, translated from the coding sequence ATGAGCGTAAGAACCCACGTTGCTGAGGTCACGCGCGATCTCTACGTTCTCCGCGTGGACGATGAGAAGATCCGGTACTTCGAAGCTCTATGGGAGATCCCGGAGCGTATATCCTACAACGCTTACCTTCTCCTTAAGGGCGATCACGTGGTTCTTTTCGACGGGTGGAAGTCCAGCTACTCCACCCTGCTTCTTGAAAGTATCGAAAAAATCGTGAGCCCACGCGACATAACGGAGGTGGTGGTGCACCACCTCGAGCCTGACCACTCGGGAAGCATCCCAGCGCTACTTAGAGTTAACGAGAAGGCGGTCTTCATGGGACACCCCCTAGCAGGCAAAATGCTCTCCAGCTTCTACGGCGTGAGCAGGTTTAGGCCAATACCTGACAACTCCCCTCTCGATCTAGGAACAAAAGCCAGGTTCATTCACATCCCCTGGCTACACTGGCCCGAAACATCCGCGACGTTCTTGGAGGAGGAGGGCGTTCTCCTGACATGCGATGCGTTCGGGAGCTACTCTCTACCACCCCTCTTCGACGACGATGCTGACCTCGCCGCACTCGAGCAGGCGATAACCAAGTACTTCGTCACAGTGATTGGCCACTATGCTCCCTTCGTTGGCCGCGCGCTTAGAAAAATGGAGGAGCTATCGATTAGCCCTCGCGTGATTGCTCCGGGCCACGGGACAATATGGCGGCGTAACATCAACTGGGTACTAAGCCTGTACGCTAGGCTCAGTGGTGATCAACTGGGGAATAGAGTAACGATCACCTATGTGACCATGTACGGCGGCACTGAGCCGGCCGTCGAGGCCGTAAAGCAAGCGCTCAGGGAGAGAGGCGTGGAGGTCGCGGTATACCGGTTCTCCGACGAGACCCGAGACAGTATTGCCGAGGCCTTAGCGAGCATGGCTCAGTCGAGGCTAGTGGTTCTCGGGGCCGCCACCTACGAGTCCGATGCACAGCCGCTGATGAGGTTCCTGGTGGATCTGATCGGCGAAAAGCTGTCCTACCGGAAGAATCTCCCCTTCCTTGTGCTCTCACCGTACGGGTGGGGAGGCGTTGCCGGTAAGAAGATTGCGGAGCGTCTCCGATCCTACGGCTTCACGACGGTGGAGTTTGTAGAGTGGGAGGGCAGGCTCACCGACCAAGTGGCCGGCAGAATCCGGGATTCGCTGTCGAAACTCACCTAA
- a CDS encoding DNA-directed RNA polymerase subunit P: MSSGEKIYRCVRCGREFSREELLILPGLRCPYCGFRVIEKTRPPIPKRVRAV, encoded by the coding sequence ATGTCCAGTGGCGAAAAGATATACAGGTGCGTGAGGTGCGGGAGGGAGTTCAGCAGGGAAGAGCTGTTGATCCTCCCGGGTTTACGTTGCCCTTACTGCGGCTTCAGGGTGATTGAAAAGACCAGGCCGCCTATCCCGAAGCGTGTACGGGCTGTTTAG
- a CDS encoding RNA-guided pseudouridylation complex pseudouridine synthase subunit Cbf5 — MEKYLGSPKPRGLLVRGESRTDPSYGFQYDQRPVDVLLKYSVINLDKPVGPSSHEVVAWIRKILGIERVAHAGTLDPKVSGILPITLNNAIRVLPVLLREDKEYVCVMRLHGDVDREKLERTVKMFVGPIYQRPPLRSAVKRSLRIRRIYGIRLLEVDGRNVLLQVWCEAGTYMRKLCHDIGEVLGVGAHMQELRRIRSGSLTEEKNLATLHDVVDSFILWKEHGIEEYLRRVFIPVEEAVQHLPKVWVRDTAVDALCHGAPLTVPGIVKLEDGIRVGDHVGIFTLKGELVAIGTASMTSSQMMSSRSGVAVEVDHVVMEPGTYPKAWKSSKASQ, encoded by the coding sequence GTGGAAAAGTACCTCGGCTCGCCTAAACCGCGCGGGCTTCTTGTGAGGGGCGAGTCCCGCACAGACCCCAGCTACGGGTTCCAGTACGACCAGAGGCCCGTTGACGTCCTTCTGAAGTACTCTGTGATTAACCTGGACAAGCCTGTGGGACCTAGTAGCCATGAGGTAGTAGCGTGGATTCGTAAGATCCTAGGCATTGAGCGTGTGGCGCACGCAGGGACACTGGACCCGAAGGTCTCGGGGATTCTACCGATCACGTTGAACAACGCTATAAGGGTTCTACCGGTTCTCCTCCGAGAGGATAAGGAATACGTGTGTGTTATGCGCCTTCACGGGGACGTTGACCGCGAGAAGCTGGAGAGGACTGTAAAGATGTTCGTGGGGCCGATCTACCAGCGACCCCCGCTCAGATCCGCTGTGAAAAGGTCGCTTCGCATAAGGAGGATCTACGGCATCCGTCTCCTAGAAGTCGACGGTAGGAACGTCCTCCTGCAGGTCTGGTGCGAGGCTGGGACCTACATGCGGAAGCTCTGCCACGATATCGGCGAGGTTTTAGGCGTAGGGGCCCACATGCAGGAGCTCAGGCGCATAAGGTCCGGTAGCCTGACAGAGGAGAAGAACCTAGCCACGCTCCACGATGTCGTGGACTCATTTATTCTGTGGAAGGAGCACGGCATCGAGGAATATCTGAGGAGGGTCTTCATACCTGTTGAGGAAGCGGTGCAGCATCTCCCAAAGGTCTGGGTGCGTGACACCGCGGTTGACGCGCTCTGTCACGGAGCTCCGCTAACGGTTCCCGGGATCGTCAAACTCGAGGACGGTATACGCGTTGGCGATCACGTTGGGATCTTCACGCTTAAAGGTGAGCTGGTGGCTATAGGAACAGCGAGTATGACCAGTAGCCAGATGATGTCCAGCAGGAGCGGCGTCGCGGTAGAGGTGGATCATGTAGTTATGGAGCCAGGAACATACCCGAAGGCCTGGAAAAGCTCAAAGGCCTCCCAGTAG